The Haloarchaeobius amylolyticus genome window below encodes:
- a CDS encoding CAP domain-containing protein: MSRPLRSILIILVCSLTLLQLGGVVDVVGEASSLRADLLGGGATTGATPPTPDVGTSQPDDESASLSPSLLERLVHEEVNEARAERGLARLGFDPSLAQVARYHSRDMATDDYFAHVSPEGETLADRYALFGYDCYIKTGPLSYAKGGENIFYTSFAGVSYTETELAERTVTGWLDSPSHRENLLRSYWENEGIGVWVREDGGRTHVYVTQNFC, translated from the coding sequence ATGTCTCGCCCCCTTCGCTCGATACTCATCATCCTCGTCTGCTCGCTGACGCTCCTCCAGCTCGGCGGCGTCGTGGACGTCGTCGGTGAAGCGTCGTCCCTGCGCGCGGATCTGCTCGGGGGCGGGGCCACCACGGGCGCGACACCGCCCACGCCCGACGTGGGGACCTCACAGCCCGACGACGAGTCGGCGTCCCTGAGCCCGTCCCTGCTGGAGCGACTCGTCCACGAGGAGGTCAACGAGGCCCGGGCCGAGCGCGGCCTCGCCCGGCTCGGCTTCGACCCCAGCCTCGCCCAGGTCGCCCGCTACCACAGCCGGGACATGGCCACCGACGACTACTTCGCACACGTCTCCCCCGAGGGCGAGACCCTCGCCGACCGGTACGCCCTGTTCGGCTACGACTGCTACATCAAGACGGGGCCGCTCTCCTACGCGAAGGGCGGCGAGAACATCTTCTACACCAGTTTCGCCGGTGTCTCCTACACCGAGACGGAGCTCGCCGAGCGAACCGTCACCGGCTGGCTCGACTCGCCGAGCCACCGCGAGAACCTGCTCCGGTCCTACTGGGAGAACGAGGGTATCGGCGTCTGGGTCCGCGAGGACGGCGGGCGCACCCACGTCTACGTCACGCAGAACTTCTGCTGA
- a CDS encoding ribonuclease J: protein MEVEIATIGGYEEVGRQMTAVRAGDDVVVFDMGLNLSQVLIHDNVETEKMHSLDLIDMGAIPDDRVMSELEGDVQAIVPTHGHLDHIGAISKLAHRYNAPVVATPFTIELVKQQIEGEQKFGVENDLIKMEAGETMSIGDSGQVELEFVNVTHSIIDAINPVLHTPEGAVVYGLDKRMDHTPVIGDPIDMDRFREIGREGDGVLCYIEDCTNANKKGRTPSEAVARRHLKDVLYSMEDYTGGIVATTFSSHIARVKSLVEFARDIGRQPVLLGRSMEKYSGTAERLGFVDFPGDLGMFGHRKSVDRTFKRIMKEGKGNFLPIVTGHQGEPRAMLTRMARGETPYELEDGDKVVFSARVIPEPTNEGQRYQAEKLLGMQGARIYDDIHVSGHLNSEGHYEMLDALQPQNIIPAHQDMKGFSGYVNLCESEGYKMGRDLHVTRNGNMIQLTE from the coding sequence ATGGAAGTCGAAATCGCAACCATCGGCGGCTACGAAGAGGTCGGTCGGCAGATGACTGCCGTCCGCGCGGGCGACGACGTCGTGGTGTTCGACATGGGGCTCAACCTGTCCCAGGTCCTCATCCACGACAACGTCGAGACAGAGAAGATGCACAGCCTGGACCTCATCGACATGGGGGCCATCCCGGACGACCGGGTCATGAGCGAACTCGAGGGCGACGTGCAGGCCATCGTGCCCACGCACGGCCACCTCGACCACATCGGGGCCATCTCGAAACTGGCGCACCGCTACAACGCGCCGGTCGTCGCGACCCCGTTCACCATCGAGCTGGTCAAACAGCAGATCGAGGGTGAGCAGAAGTTCGGCGTCGAGAACGACCTCATCAAGATGGAGGCCGGTGAGACGATGTCCATCGGGGACTCCGGCCAGGTCGAACTCGAGTTCGTCAACGTCACACACTCCATCATCGACGCCATCAACCCGGTCCTGCACACGCCCGAGGGCGCGGTCGTCTACGGGCTGGACAAGCGCATGGACCACACGCCGGTCATCGGCGACCCCATCGACATGGACCGCTTCCGCGAGATCGGTCGCGAGGGCGACGGCGTCCTGTGTTACATCGAGGACTGTACCAACGCGAACAAGAAGGGTCGCACGCCCTCGGAGGCCGTCGCACGACGCCACCTCAAGGACGTGCTCTACTCGATGGAGGACTACACGGGCGGCATCGTCGCCACCACGTTCTCCAGCCACATCGCACGCGTGAAGTCGCTCGTCGAGTTCGCCCGCGACATCGGCCGTCAGCCGGTGCTGCTCGGGCGCTCGATGGAGAAGTACTCCGGCACGGCGGAACGCCTCGGCTTCGTCGACTTCCCGGGCGACCTCGGGATGTTCGGCCACCGCAAGTCCGTCGACCGCACCTTCAAGCGCATCATGAAGGAGGGCAAGGGCAACTTCCTGCCCATCGTCACCGGCCACCAGGGCGAGCCCCGCGCGATGCTCACCCGGATGGCCCGCGGCGAGACGCCGTACGAACTCGAGGACGGCGACAAGGTCGTCTTCTCGGCCCGGGTCATCCCGGAGCCGACGAACGAGGGCCAGCGCTACCAGGCCGAGAAACTGCTGGGCATGCAGGGCGCCCGCATCTACGACGACATCCACGTCTCCGGCCACCTCAACAGCGAGGGCCACTACGAGATGCTCGACGCCCTCCAGCCCCAGAACATCATCCCTGCACACCAGGACATGAAGGGCTTCTCCGGCTACGTCAACCTGTGCGAGAGCGAGGGGTACAAGATGGGCCGTGACCTTCACGTGACCCGGAACGGGAACATGATCCAACTCACTGAATGA
- a CDS encoding CAP domain-containing protein: MPDRSPSRASSRHLGLWAVLVVVLAIAGGQVAGVVDLPADTPMETTAVPTAGTVQDTAQPGDAATRANSTSRSATPTRIPTTTATGAGEEAAIDASELERLVHQEINERRTQHGLSTLDRDAGLREIARYHSRDMARNDYFAHTAPDGETMGDRYDRFGYDCRVDRGDGYYATGAENIYAFRFGGSGPSEAALAERVVDGWMNSEGHRRNVLRDYWENEGIGVAVVERDGVTTVYVTQNFC; encoded by the coding sequence ATGCCAGACAGGTCCCCCTCCCGGGCGAGCTCCCGCCACCTCGGCCTCTGGGCCGTGCTGGTGGTCGTCCTCGCCATCGCGGGCGGACAGGTCGCCGGGGTCGTCGACCTGCCGGCCGACACGCCCATGGAGACGACGGCGGTGCCCACGGCAGGAACCGTGCAGGATACCGCCCAGCCGGGCGACGCAGCGACCCGGGCGAACAGTACCTCCCGGTCTGCGACACCGACGAGGATACCGACGACGACCGCGACCGGCGCCGGCGAGGAAGCCGCCATCGACGCCAGCGAACTCGAACGTCTGGTGCACCAGGAGATCAACGAGCGCCGCACCCAGCACGGGTTGTCCACGCTGGACCGTGACGCCGGCCTCCGGGAGATCGCCCGTTACCACAGCCGGGACATGGCCCGGAACGACTACTTCGCTCACACCGCCCCCGACGGGGAGACGATGGGCGACCGCTACGACCGGTTCGGGTACGACTGCCGCGTCGACAGGGGTGACGGCTACTACGCCACCGGCGCGGAGAACATCTACGCGTTCCGCTTCGGCGGGTCCGGCCCCTCGGAGGCCGCGCTCGCCGAGCGCGTCGTCGACGGCTGGATGAACTCCGAGGGCCACCGGCGCAACGTCCTGCGCGACTACTGGGAGAACGAGGGTATCGGCGTGGCGGTCGTCGAGCGCGACGGCGTCACGACCGTCTACGTCACGCAGAACTTCTGCTGA
- a CDS encoding AN1-type zinc finger domain-containing protein, which yields MGECAYCGTEPEGFPYTCNECGENHCSTHRLPERHDCDGLARVADRQSGQGVFIGQSYDQSDGSHGDGNTLSSALDSLLGPFRRFRR from the coding sequence ATGGGAGAGTGCGCTTACTGCGGGACTGAGCCCGAGGGGTTCCCGTACACGTGCAACGAGTGCGGCGAGAACCACTGCAGCACGCACCGGCTGCCGGAGCGCCACGACTGCGACGGCCTCGCCCGCGTCGCGGACCGGCAATCGGGGCAGGGCGTCTTCATCGGCCAGTCCTACGACCAGTCCGACGGTTCTCACGGCGACGGGAACACCCTCTCCAGTGCGCTCGATTCGCTGCTCGGCCCCTTCCGCCGGTTCCGGCGCTGA